A genomic segment from Sciurus carolinensis chromosome 1, mSciCar1.2, whole genome shotgun sequence encodes:
- the Nudt17 gene encoding nucleoside diphosphate-linked moiety X motif 17 isoform X7: MVQDRDWNRVGTRRESRSPRPPYCPFAALDLPCRTSGSELPMNRGVDLGVATILQSSDQTVLLTRRTRNLRVSPNLWVPPGGHVELDEELLDGGLRELWEETGLQLPQGQFSWVPLGLWESAYPPRLSWGFPKYHHIILYLLVISQESQQQLQVRIQPNPSEVSAFMWLGPNIAAAVSATEDGTETSTFLPQDLPSSILAVELKENGEAQPLVLPTSTLLQTTPTTVEDKERISTGTKFALGLWLQHLHSVTPPSGEGGAYVDAGSSKEEQNMNPLDPTQGCGK, translated from the exons ATGGTCCAAGATAGGGACTGGAACCGGGTGGGAACACGGCGAGAGTCTAGGAGTCCG CGACCTCCTTATTGCCCTTTTGCGGCCCTGGACCTGCCATGTAGGACCTCCGGGTCTGAACTGCCCATGAATCGAGGTGTGGATCTGGGTGTGGCCACCATTCTGCAGTCCAGCGACCAGACTGTCTTGTTGACCCGAAGGACACGCAATCTCAGGGTTTCCCCCAACCTTTGGGTTCCCCCAG GTGGACATGTGGAACTTGATGAGGAG CTGCTGGACGGAGGACTTCGAGAGCTGTGGGAGGAGACAGGACTACAGCTGCCCCAGGGCCAGTTCTCTTGGGTCCCTTTGGGGTTATGGGAG TCTGCCTATCCTCCTAGGCTGAGCTGGGGTTTCCCCAAATACCATCACATCATTCTTTATCTACTTGTGATCTCCCAGGAGTCACAGCAGCAGCTGCAG GTCCGGATCCAACCAAACCCAAGTGAAGTGAGTGCCTTTATGTGGCTGGGACCAAATATAGCAGCTGCAGTGTCTGCTACAGAGGATGGGACAGAAACATCCACATTTCTCCCTCAGGACCTACCATCCTCTATCCT TGCAGTAGAACTAAAAGAGAATGGAGAAGCCCAGCCTCTGGTCCTGCCAACATCCACACTGCTGCAGACAACCCCAACCACAGTGGAGGACAAAGAGAGGATCAGCACTGGAACCAAGTTTGCCCTTGGGCTCTGGCTACAACATCTGCACAG TGTAACACCCCCATCAGGTGAAGGTGGAGCTTACGTGGATGCAGGGTCATCAAAGGAAGAACAGAACATGAACCCTCTTGACCCAACCCAGGGATGTGGAAAGTAA
- the Nudt17 gene encoding nucleoside diphosphate-linked moiety X motif 17 isoform X3 produces the protein MAVARVLLLLSGRPQSVSFAQSVCGLLGAGPGLGPWPTYCSLKRGRLVLSNRPFPDAFARLPLQVRSGTSEGSEWSKIGTGTGWEHGESLGVRTSGSELPMNRGVDLGVATILQSSDQTVLLTRRTRNLRVSPNLWVPPGGHVELDEELLDGGLRELWEETGLQLPQGQFSWVPLGLWEESQQQLQVRIQPNPSEVSAFMWLGPNIAAAVSATEDGTETSTFLPQDLPSSILAVELKENGEAQPLVLPTSTLLQTTPTTVEDKERISTGTKFALGLWLQHLHSVTPPSGEGGAYVDAGSSKEEQNMNPLDPTQGCGK, from the exons ATGGCGGTGGCTCGGGTGCTGCTGCTCCTGTCCGGGCGACCACAGTCGGTGAGCTTCGCGCAGAGTGTGTGCGGCCTCCTAGGCGCCGGGCCAGGACTCGGGCCATGGCCCACGTACTGCAGCTTGAAGCGAGGACGGCTCGTCCTCTCGAACAGGCCGTTCCCAGACGCCTTCGCTAGACTTCCGCTTCAGGTCAGAAGTGGGACCAGCGAGGGAAGTGAATGGTCCAAGATAGGGACTGGAACCGGGTGGGAACACGGCGAGAGTCTAGGAGTCCG GACCTCCGGGTCTGAACTGCCCATGAATCGAGGTGTGGATCTGGGTGTGGCCACCATTCTGCAGTCCAGCGACCAGACTGTCTTGTTGACCCGAAGGACACGCAATCTCAGGGTTTCCCCCAACCTTTGGGTTCCCCCAG GTGGACATGTGGAACTTGATGAGGAG CTGCTGGACGGAGGACTTCGAGAGCTGTGGGAGGAGACAGGACTACAGCTGCCCCAGGGCCAGTTCTCTTGGGTCCCTTTGGGGTTATGGGAG GAGTCACAGCAGCAGCTGCAG GTCCGGATCCAACCAAACCCAAGTGAAGTGAGTGCCTTTATGTGGCTGGGACCAAATATAGCAGCTGCAGTGTCTGCTACAGAGGATGGGACAGAAACATCCACATTTCTCCCTCAGGACCTACCATCCTCTATCCT TGCAGTAGAACTAAAAGAGAATGGAGAAGCCCAGCCTCTGGTCCTGCCAACATCCACACTGCTGCAGACAACCCCAACCACAGTGGAGGACAAAGAGAGGATCAGCACTGGAACCAAGTTTGCCCTTGGGCTCTGGCTACAACATCTGCACAG TGTAACACCCCCATCAGGTGAAGGTGGAGCTTACGTGGATGCAGGGTCATCAAAGGAAGAACAGAACATGAACCCTCTTGACCCAACCCAGGGATGTGGAAAGTAA
- the Nudt17 gene encoding nucleoside diphosphate-linked moiety X motif 17 isoform X6, with product MAVARVLLLLSGRPQSVSFAQSVCGLLGAGPGLGPWPTYCSLKRGRLVLSNRPFPDAFARLPLQVRSGTSEGSEWSKIGTGTGWEHGESLGVRTSGSELPMNRGVDLGVATILQSSDQTVLLTRRTRNLRVSPNLWVPPGGHVELDEEESQQQLQVRIQPNPSEVSAFMWLGPNIAAAVSATEDGTETSTFLPQDLPSSILAVELKENGEAQPLVLPTSTLLQTTPTTVEDKERISTGTKFALGLWLQHLHSVTPPSGEGGAYVDAGSSKEEQNMNPLDPTQGCGK from the exons ATGGCGGTGGCTCGGGTGCTGCTGCTCCTGTCCGGGCGACCACAGTCGGTGAGCTTCGCGCAGAGTGTGTGCGGCCTCCTAGGCGCCGGGCCAGGACTCGGGCCATGGCCCACGTACTGCAGCTTGAAGCGAGGACGGCTCGTCCTCTCGAACAGGCCGTTCCCAGACGCCTTCGCTAGACTTCCGCTTCAGGTCAGAAGTGGGACCAGCGAGGGAAGTGAATGGTCCAAGATAGGGACTGGAACCGGGTGGGAACACGGCGAGAGTCTAGGAGTCCG GACCTCCGGGTCTGAACTGCCCATGAATCGAGGTGTGGATCTGGGTGTGGCCACCATTCTGCAGTCCAGCGACCAGACTGTCTTGTTGACCCGAAGGACACGCAATCTCAGGGTTTCCCCCAACCTTTGGGTTCCCCCAG GTGGACATGTGGAACTTGATGAGGAG GAGTCACAGCAGCAGCTGCAG GTCCGGATCCAACCAAACCCAAGTGAAGTGAGTGCCTTTATGTGGCTGGGACCAAATATAGCAGCTGCAGTGTCTGCTACAGAGGATGGGACAGAAACATCCACATTTCTCCCTCAGGACCTACCATCCTCTATCCT TGCAGTAGAACTAAAAGAGAATGGAGAAGCCCAGCCTCTGGTCCTGCCAACATCCACACTGCTGCAGACAACCCCAACCACAGTGGAGGACAAAGAGAGGATCAGCACTGGAACCAAGTTTGCCCTTGGGCTCTGGCTACAACATCTGCACAG TGTAACACCCCCATCAGGTGAAGGTGGAGCTTACGTGGATGCAGGGTCATCAAAGGAAGAACAGAACATGAACCCTCTTGACCCAACCCAGGGATGTGGAAAGTAA
- the Nudt17 gene encoding nucleoside diphosphate-linked moiety X motif 17 isoform X2: MAVARVLLLLSGRPQSVSFAQSVCGLLGAGPGLGPWPTYCSLKRGRLVLSNRPFPDAFARLPLQRPPYCPFAALDLPCRTSGSELPMNRGVDLGVATILQSSDQTVLLTRRTRNLRVSPNLWVPPGGHVELDEELLDGGLRELWEETGLQLPQGQFSWVPLGLWESAYPPRLSWGFPKYHHIILYLLVISQESQQQLQVRIQPNPSEVSAFMWLGPNIAAAVSATEDGTETSTFLPQDLPSSILAVELKENGEAQPLVLPTSTLLQTTPTTVEDKERISTGTKFALGLWLQHLHSVTPPSGEGGAYVDAGSSKEEQNMNPLDPTQGCGK, from the exons ATGGCGGTGGCTCGGGTGCTGCTGCTCCTGTCCGGGCGACCACAGTCGGTGAGCTTCGCGCAGAGTGTGTGCGGCCTCCTAGGCGCCGGGCCAGGACTCGGGCCATGGCCCACGTACTGCAGCTTGAAGCGAGGACGGCTCGTCCTCTCGAACAGGCCGTTCCCAGACGCCTTCGCTAGACTTCCGCTTCAG CGACCTCCTTATTGCCCTTTTGCGGCCCTGGACCTGCCATGTAGGACCTCCGGGTCTGAACTGCCCATGAATCGAGGTGTGGATCTGGGTGTGGCCACCATTCTGCAGTCCAGCGACCAGACTGTCTTGTTGACCCGAAGGACACGCAATCTCAGGGTTTCCCCCAACCTTTGGGTTCCCCCAG GTGGACATGTGGAACTTGATGAGGAG CTGCTGGACGGAGGACTTCGAGAGCTGTGGGAGGAGACAGGACTACAGCTGCCCCAGGGCCAGTTCTCTTGGGTCCCTTTGGGGTTATGGGAG TCTGCCTATCCTCCTAGGCTGAGCTGGGGTTTCCCCAAATACCATCACATCATTCTTTATCTACTTGTGATCTCCCAGGAGTCACAGCAGCAGCTGCAG GTCCGGATCCAACCAAACCCAAGTGAAGTGAGTGCCTTTATGTGGCTGGGACCAAATATAGCAGCTGCAGTGTCTGCTACAGAGGATGGGACAGAAACATCCACATTTCTCCCTCAGGACCTACCATCCTCTATCCT TGCAGTAGAACTAAAAGAGAATGGAGAAGCCCAGCCTCTGGTCCTGCCAACATCCACACTGCTGCAGACAACCCCAACCACAGTGGAGGACAAAGAGAGGATCAGCACTGGAACCAAGTTTGCCCTTGGGCTCTGGCTACAACATCTGCACAG TGTAACACCCCCATCAGGTGAAGGTGGAGCTTACGTGGATGCAGGGTCATCAAAGGAAGAACAGAACATGAACCCTCTTGACCCAACCCAGGGATGTGGAAAGTAA
- the Nudt17 gene encoding nucleoside diphosphate-linked moiety X motif 17 isoform X1, protein MAVARVLLLLSGRPQSVSFAQSVCGLLGAGPGLGPWPTYCSLKRGRLVLSNRPFPDAFARLPLQVRSGTSEGSEWSKIGTGTGWEHGESLGVRTSGSELPMNRGVDLGVATILQSSDQTVLLTRRTRNLRVSPNLWVPPGGHVELDEELLDGGLRELWEETGLQLPQGQFSWVPLGLWESAYPPRLSWGFPKYHHIILYLLVISQESQQQLQVRIQPNPSEVSAFMWLGPNIAAAVSATEDGTETSTFLPQDLPSSILAVELKENGEAQPLVLPTSTLLQTTPTTVEDKERISTGTKFALGLWLQHLHSVTPPSGEGGAYVDAGSSKEEQNMNPLDPTQGCGK, encoded by the exons ATGGCGGTGGCTCGGGTGCTGCTGCTCCTGTCCGGGCGACCACAGTCGGTGAGCTTCGCGCAGAGTGTGTGCGGCCTCCTAGGCGCCGGGCCAGGACTCGGGCCATGGCCCACGTACTGCAGCTTGAAGCGAGGACGGCTCGTCCTCTCGAACAGGCCGTTCCCAGACGCCTTCGCTAGACTTCCGCTTCAGGTCAGAAGTGGGACCAGCGAGGGAAGTGAATGGTCCAAGATAGGGACTGGAACCGGGTGGGAACACGGCGAGAGTCTAGGAGTCCG GACCTCCGGGTCTGAACTGCCCATGAATCGAGGTGTGGATCTGGGTGTGGCCACCATTCTGCAGTCCAGCGACCAGACTGTCTTGTTGACCCGAAGGACACGCAATCTCAGGGTTTCCCCCAACCTTTGGGTTCCCCCAG GTGGACATGTGGAACTTGATGAGGAG CTGCTGGACGGAGGACTTCGAGAGCTGTGGGAGGAGACAGGACTACAGCTGCCCCAGGGCCAGTTCTCTTGGGTCCCTTTGGGGTTATGGGAG TCTGCCTATCCTCCTAGGCTGAGCTGGGGTTTCCCCAAATACCATCACATCATTCTTTATCTACTTGTGATCTCCCAGGAGTCACAGCAGCAGCTGCAG GTCCGGATCCAACCAAACCCAAGTGAAGTGAGTGCCTTTATGTGGCTGGGACCAAATATAGCAGCTGCAGTGTCTGCTACAGAGGATGGGACAGAAACATCCACATTTCTCCCTCAGGACCTACCATCCTCTATCCT TGCAGTAGAACTAAAAGAGAATGGAGAAGCCCAGCCTCTGGTCCTGCCAACATCCACACTGCTGCAGACAACCCCAACCACAGTGGAGGACAAAGAGAGGATCAGCACTGGAACCAAGTTTGCCCTTGGGCTCTGGCTACAACATCTGCACAG TGTAACACCCCCATCAGGTGAAGGTGGAGCTTACGTGGATGCAGGGTCATCAAAGGAAGAACAGAACATGAACCCTCTTGACCCAACCCAGGGATGTGGAAAGTAA
- the Nudt17 gene encoding nucleoside diphosphate-linked moiety X motif 17 isoform X4, whose product MAVARVLLLLSGRPQSVSFAQSVCGLLGAGPGLGPWPTYCSLKRGRLVLSNRPFPDAFARLPLQVRSGTSEGSEWSKIGTGTGWEHGESLGVRTSGSELPMNRGVDLGVATILQSSDQTVLLTRRTRNLRVSPNLWVPPGGHVELDEELLDGGLRELWEETGLQLPQGQFSWVPLGLWESAYPPRLSWGFPKYHHIILYLLVISQESQQQLQVRIQPNPSEVSAFMWLGPNIAAAVSATEDGTETSTFLPQDLPSSILAVELKENGEAQPLVLPTSTLLQTTPTTVEDKERISTGTKFALGLWLQHLHR is encoded by the exons ATGGCGGTGGCTCGGGTGCTGCTGCTCCTGTCCGGGCGACCACAGTCGGTGAGCTTCGCGCAGAGTGTGTGCGGCCTCCTAGGCGCCGGGCCAGGACTCGGGCCATGGCCCACGTACTGCAGCTTGAAGCGAGGACGGCTCGTCCTCTCGAACAGGCCGTTCCCAGACGCCTTCGCTAGACTTCCGCTTCAGGTCAGAAGTGGGACCAGCGAGGGAAGTGAATGGTCCAAGATAGGGACTGGAACCGGGTGGGAACACGGCGAGAGTCTAGGAGTCCG GACCTCCGGGTCTGAACTGCCCATGAATCGAGGTGTGGATCTGGGTGTGGCCACCATTCTGCAGTCCAGCGACCAGACTGTCTTGTTGACCCGAAGGACACGCAATCTCAGGGTTTCCCCCAACCTTTGGGTTCCCCCAG GTGGACATGTGGAACTTGATGAGGAG CTGCTGGACGGAGGACTTCGAGAGCTGTGGGAGGAGACAGGACTACAGCTGCCCCAGGGCCAGTTCTCTTGGGTCCCTTTGGGGTTATGGGAG TCTGCCTATCCTCCTAGGCTGAGCTGGGGTTTCCCCAAATACCATCACATCATTCTTTATCTACTTGTGATCTCCCAGGAGTCACAGCAGCAGCTGCAG GTCCGGATCCAACCAAACCCAAGTGAAGTGAGTGCCTTTATGTGGCTGGGACCAAATATAGCAGCTGCAGTGTCTGCTACAGAGGATGGGACAGAAACATCCACATTTCTCCCTCAGGACCTACCATCCTCTATCCT TGCAGTAGAACTAAAAGAGAATGGAGAAGCCCAGCCTCTGGTCCTGCCAACATCCACACTGCTGCAGACAACCCCAACCACAGTGGAGGACAAAGAGAGGATCAGCACTGGAACCAAGTTTGCCCTTGGGCTCTGGCTACAACATCTGCACAG GTGA
- the Nudt17 gene encoding nucleoside diphosphate-linked moiety X motif 17 isoform X5 — protein MAVARVLLLLSGRPQSVSFAQSVCGLLGAGPGLGPWPTYCSLKRGRLVLSNRPFPDAFARLPLQVRSGTSEGSEWSKIGTGTGWEHGESLGVRTSGSELPMNRGVDLGVATILQSSDQTVLLTRRTRNLRVSPNLWVPPGGHVELDEELLDGGLRELWEETGLQLPQGQFSWVPLGLWESAYPPRLSWGFPKYHHIILYLLVISQESQQQLQVRIQPNPSEVSAFMWLGPNIAAAVSATEDGTETSTFLPQDLPSSILAVELKENGEAQPLVLPTSTLLQTTPTTVEDKERISTGTKFALGLWLQHLHR, from the exons ATGGCGGTGGCTCGGGTGCTGCTGCTCCTGTCCGGGCGACCACAGTCGGTGAGCTTCGCGCAGAGTGTGTGCGGCCTCCTAGGCGCCGGGCCAGGACTCGGGCCATGGCCCACGTACTGCAGCTTGAAGCGAGGACGGCTCGTCCTCTCGAACAGGCCGTTCCCAGACGCCTTCGCTAGACTTCCGCTTCAGGTCAGAAGTGGGACCAGCGAGGGAAGTGAATGGTCCAAGATAGGGACTGGAACCGGGTGGGAACACGGCGAGAGTCTAGGAGTCCG GACCTCCGGGTCTGAACTGCCCATGAATCGAGGTGTGGATCTGGGTGTGGCCACCATTCTGCAGTCCAGCGACCAGACTGTCTTGTTGACCCGAAGGACACGCAATCTCAGGGTTTCCCCCAACCTTTGGGTTCCCCCAG GTGGACATGTGGAACTTGATGAGGAG CTGCTGGACGGAGGACTTCGAGAGCTGTGGGAGGAGACAGGACTACAGCTGCCCCAGGGCCAGTTCTCTTGGGTCCCTTTGGGGTTATGGGAG TCTGCCTATCCTCCTAGGCTGAGCTGGGGTTTCCCCAAATACCATCACATCATTCTTTATCTACTTGTGATCTCCCAGGAGTCACAGCAGCAGCTGCAG GTCCGGATCCAACCAAACCCAAGTGAAGTGAGTGCCTTTATGTGGCTGGGACCAAATATAGCAGCTGCAGTGTCTGCTACAGAGGATGGGACAGAAACATCCACATTTCTCCCTCAGGACCTACCATCCTCTATCCT TGCAGTAGAACTAAAAGAGAATGGAGAAGCCCAGCCTCTGGTCCTGCCAACATCCACACTGCTGCAGACAACCCCAACCACAGTGGAGGACAAAGAGAGGATCAGCACTGGAACCAAGTTTGCCCTTGGGCTCTGGCTACAACATCTGCACAGGTAA